The Primulina huaijiensis isolate GDHJ02 chromosome 18, ASM1229523v2, whole genome shotgun sequence DNA window tttaaaatagtaAGGAATGAAAACGTAAATAGGTAATCCGTCTATCAATGTTCCTCGACGTGCAATTTTGACCATTAGACAGAGTGGATCCCACCAGCAGCTGGTTGATTCCATCTTACATGTAGGGGCACTATCCATAATAGAATCAAGATCCTAAATTTATTCACACATACATGAggtccactaatttttttaaaatcgcaTATATGTGTGAATCTTGTCCATCCAAATCATATGGAGTAGCATCGAATCTCAGCTACAACTTAGGACCAGTCCATCCAAGGCCGTGTTATTACACGTGGAACGTTACTCCCGTTGTAGCATAGGTCCACCCAACCATTAGTTGGATGGTAATACACCAGAATAGGGAAGAGGAAACTAATGGGAAGGACAATGTAATTATTTGGTTGAATTGAGAATATATGTTAAAAATTCCCTAATATGTTActctattttttcaatttttttaaataaattatgctgATTAATTAATGTCTCAATAATTACCTAAAATTTAGGATTTTCCAAAAATGTCTTTAAAATATGTTagtaaatatcatttttattacaATGTCTTTCCTATGAAACTAGATGTTGAAAGCATATGGATTCTAGATattcttttataaatttttaagagtaggtctctcgtgagacgatctcacaaatctttatctgtgagataggtcaaccctaccgatattcacaataaaaagtaatgctcttagaataaaaaagtaataacttttcatggatgacccaaataagagatctgtctcacaaaatacgacccattagaccgtctcacacaagtttttgtcaatttttaaatgtttattagacatacattttgattaatttgatttattttcaatttttttcaaagaGAGAAATTGatgacaaaattaaaaaaataaaaattatttttcacttttaaattcaatgtattagataattcttataatatatatgaattatagTATTATTTTCTTAGTATTTTTTAGAGATTAAAACTTTTACTCGTGATATTTtcatttgattatttatgttttttactGCACATATGTATTTGATTCTtattattttagaaatttatttCACAGTAATAATcatgaatattaatttataaaagagTCATTGAGATATAAAATTAACTATTTATAATATGTAATtctaaaaagaaaacaaaagtaaacaaaatccctaaaaattaaaaatttagcaAAAACGTAAGTTATATTGAATTTAATAACAATTTTAGTAGTTTTTAACATTAGTAtggtaattttattaattaagataattttatttgataatagTTTTTAATTATGTGTGCATTATTTAAGTAAAATGTGGTTTGAACATTGTTAAAGTCCATTAttctgttattttatttttgaatatgtATTCATTCAGATGGTCTCACGGATTGGCGGGTCAACCAATTCCATATATACAacgaaaattaatattttttgacataaaaattaatatttcattgGTCGGTTCGAAAACCTATCTTATAAAATTAACACATAAGATAGTTTCACACGAgtttttttagtttatttttattattttccccATATGATTGATATTTGGATGAAATTTGATAGAATAGTCATTATCtcaaaattacacaaaaaacgaattgaaaaataaatgaacataTACAACTTATGATCATGCTGTTCCACCTATTGGTGTGCAACCATGGGGGGTGCCCACGTGACCGACGACTTGACATCACTAtcagattttatttatttttttacaatcgATCGTGTCGTtgaaaaattaatgtaataGATTTCTCGATATCAGGAAAGATGTATGAGAGACGACCGATGTGACATTCCATAAgatattctcaaaaaaaaattccccATAACATCTTGTGGCATCAACAAAATATATACaagatatcaaaattatatatatgtcacGTACACGCGTGCATGTGAAAGCTCGTTTATTGTTTGCAAGTCGGTTGATTTAATTGGGCTccataataaattcaataaattgaattttatatagTCCTTGACCCATACTTGCTTTGCTGCGAAATTGGTTGAACCAACAATTTGCAGTATACCGGTCGCTGCCCTTTGCATCGCAAGTGACCAATCCAATAACAACGAATTAATGTCCCGTCTCAAAATAAAGCTCGGGTTTTGTCTCAAAATTGTATCaagaaaatacatatataattggCAGAGACAAGGTTCTCTTTTTCTCTCTAACCCAGTTTGATCCATCCACCTGAATTATCAATCTATACCATGCTAAGGAGACCAAGTGTTCCGCAAGACTGCTTGTCCTAAGAACTTAATCTTTGTGTTTGTACAGTATTCTAGGTTATGTGAGCTCCTCCGCATGTATTCTCCAACAATTTGAGTTGTAAGAAATTAAACCTCCTAATCTTCCATGAAACATAGAGAAACTCGATTACCCGAACTATTGGAGTTGCTCTTAGTTTCATAAGCCCCTGTTCTCATTTTCGACATGCCAGCTTGTGGAACATGAACGAGCAGCTAAAAGTACAATTTTCATACAGAACGTCTAGAGATTTATCACAGAAAGACATATACATTTGCATCACAATAAAAATGAAAACTCGGTAGAGACCACTAGACAAAATAAAGAATCTTGCTTTGGTTCAGTCAAAGTGACTTGAGACAGTTTTATTACCTCGTACAAGTAATATAGAATTCTGTCGCAACAAAATGGTCAGCAGGTGCAACGTAGAAAGCAGATCAAACTCAGAAGTGCGACAAACAAAATCGAATTACAGAACTTTGTTCCCGACTAATTTAAAATCCTCGGGTGGCCATACCTGCAGAAATGAACatagataattaaaaatcaaactatGGAATATCAAACTCCCAGTCAAAAAAATTGAAGGCCTATGTCCCTCAACATTCACAGGGGTTGATAAATAAAAGTAGGCTAAAGATCACACTTGATTTACATTCATCAAAGATGAATTGCAGAGTTTCAGGAGATGATTACAGGACTCCATATTCGGTCTACCAAATATTCAACAGTAGAATGGTTGAAAAGCCATTACCTATCTTGTACTCGATAACCACAAAATGATAGATGAATGCCTACTGGTGATGGAATTCAACATAAATTCATTCATCTTCCTCACACTCCGCCATTGTGGTTAATGGTCTCCTGAGTCTTGACATACTGAGTGCTAAGTAGTCGTTCATGATAGGCAAATGGGTAGATCAAGAGTTATATTTCATCaatatgattttgattttatggcCTTGAAAGCACGCAAAGAGTCATAAGTTCCATATCTATATACACGTGACTGCATGATAGGAGTAGACCTGTGATTCTGTGAAGATTATGGATTACCTAAGTATTTATGTGTCACGAATTCCATCTGACTCTACTAATATTCCTACGCTACTGTAGACTAGAATGCACACTAAATTCAGTTTTATGTGATATTCACAATCGAACACAATACGGAAAAATTCGACAGATAACGCAATGAGTTGATTGTTATGACATTAACTAGTATGTTTGATATGTATGAAAATGCATATGGGGATCAAAGACTTACAAAATCAAAAAAGTTGAAAAACTCACAATGCATATAACTCTGGCTTGTAGAAGGGCATAAGGAACCGGGCCGAACTTTCTTGAGTCGTTGCTTTTGTAAATATTATCCCCCTCTATCCAAATATGCCCCTTTGGCACCTAAAAACATTGAGCCTTAATTCCTTCAATCTTTCGCCTCAAAATTTGAAGTACCCAACGCAATACTTTAACATCAGACTATGTTCTTCTACAGGAAAAAACAACTTAGGCTGTATGAAACATTTATATCTATACTATCTAACAAAACATGAGGCCCTTCAGTAAAATCGAACTTCCAATTTTCAATTGTCCAATCAACTTATCATTTTCTTACAACGCAACGTACGTGCATCATCTACTATTGATAATGAAGAATCAAACTTTTTTGTATTGATCAACAAGAAAAGAATTCACCTAAATAACAGAagtcaaataatacataaaactAGTGCAGAAATAAGTTGCGGTAAATTACAATAACAGTTCGTTGCTCGTCACTCTTGTTGGGATCCACAAAGAACGAAACGACGTCGCCTTGAACACCCTTAACCCTCTTGGTGACAACCTTTCTGGGGTTGTCGGGGCTCCGGATCAGCACCACGTCTCCCGACCCGACTTTCCCGAGCCGGGTCGTCAATCTTTCAGCCAACACTAGATTCCCTTGTAGATTAAACGTCGGCAGCATACTCGGACCCACGGTctgcaaa harbors:
- the LOC140964013 gene encoding mitochondrial ATP-independent inner membrane protease subunit 1a-like; the encoded protein is MGLERITELAPFVKEGLQQSLRVAKFFCCVHVTNAYLCTFAYTVGPSMLPTFNLQGNLVLAERLTTRLGKVGSGDVVLIRSPDNPRKVVTKRVKGVQGDVVSFFVDPNKSDEQRTVIVPKGHIWIEGDNIYKSNDSRKFGPVPYALLQARVICIVWPPEDFKLVGNKVL